From Opisthocomus hoazin isolate bOpiHoa1 chromosome 28, bOpiHoa1.hap1, whole genome shotgun sequence, the proteins below share one genomic window:
- the LOC142364700 gene encoding LOW QUALITY PROTEIN: prominin-2-like (The sequence of the model RefSeq protein was modified relative to this genomic sequence to represent the inferred CDS: deleted 1 base in 1 codon; substituted 1 base at 1 genomic stop codon), with product MVWETPPRSPAKPSRPGEPVGGTSHSSVWALRGGXPVRQVSRSSEPRRREPSGAGHAPPPAGRLTEPPGSLLVAEAMRAAGLLLAWALLRPAGTQQCHHAGPGGVLRFTDRHAEIRVPALHRVPSSLDPLYGLVRRCLDLIQQNPLPTELLRAALNDPGSVRTSQVVQYELGYVVCAAVALLFTVAVPVAGMCFCYCRSRRRCGGRLRAHRRSLGCRRRCLLACLSLTSLIILTSVVCAFVTSQRVKEQMEPGLGAVPTTLHTLRQHITNVPQGVQMVVDQFEVPRQQIISDLGGLSRSVGLSIHAQLQEMTYAALADLQDRAGDLQTSLHHLQILDKTARALASARAELEPALQERRRRVVALLDDPRCTSCASVLGRAQSLELGADYGKVPSVEKVLKALAGLPRSDFAEMIRQGNGTFNSIPELAVERMAQVIQDLRDEMARVTEKVQSIADGFPLPDYTRPVSEALVKVEDRSQPYLREVERFEQYRWIAGTVLCSIILLILACNVTGMALGAYGLSKREDPSDYECRGEAGAKFLLVGVGLAFLFSWLLVLLVFATFLVGGNIQTLVCRNWVNQEIYKFIDTPGNLPPSMNLTRHLNLRRDSNLSAAYRECKSGAGLWEVLHLDRSYDLDEHLKTPKYTADFQKRLGDFSARLGDVRLLRSEGRQDLETFARSGIDEVDYGSFQEEMKNPVVLTSLPGLARSLEGLQKMQRNGTVAGRLAAEAQALWQMQNSTVQSQEALVAKLGESVQFLSRLAPHLQERVKTTLATTALVEARLPVQAQQILRQEIGCFTRKELRYFTQYLNWVGQTLREDVASCQPLATALDNGRVILCDRIADPWNAFWFSLGCCTFFLIPNIIFAIRLTKHFRPIRNRLISTGSEETCPFHIPRVTALKL from the exons ATGGTTTGGGAGACGCCTCCACGCAGCCCCGCCAAGCCCAGCCGCCCCGGGGAGCCCGTCGGGGGAACAAGCCACAGCAGCGTCTGGGCTTTGCGCGGCGGCTGACCCGTCAGGCAGGTTTCCCGGAGCAGCGAGCCGAGACGGAGAGAGCCATCCGGAGCCGGGCATGCCCCTCCGCCCGCTGGCAGGCTGACGGAG CCTCCCGGCTCTCTCCTCGTCGCCGAAGCCATGCGGGCAGCCGGGTTGCTGCTGGCTTGGGCGCTGCTGCGTCCCGCTGGCACCCAGCAATGCCATCATGCCGGGCCCGGTGGTGTCCTCCGCTTCACCGACAGACACGCCGAGATTCGGGTGCCGGCGTTGCACCGGGTACCCAGTTCGCTCGATCCCCTCTACGGCCTCGTCCGGCGCTGCTTGGACCTCATCCAGCAAAACCCCTTGCCCACAG AGCTGCTCAGGGCAGCCCTGAACGACCCCGGCTCGGTGCGGACGTCGCAG GTGGTGCAGTATGAGCTGGGCTACGTCGTCTGCGCCGCGGTGGCTCTGCTCTTCACCGTGGCTGTGCCGGTGGCCGGGATGTGCTTCTGCTACTGCCGGAGCCGCCGGCGGTGCGGGGGCCGTCTGCGTGCCCACCGGCGCTCGCTGGGCTGCCGTCGCCGCTGCCTGCTGGCCTGCCTGTCCCTCACCTCCCTCATCATCCT GACCAGCGTCGTCTGCGCCTTCGTCACCAGCCAGCGGGTGAAGGAGCAGatggagccggggctgggggccgtgccGACCACCCTGCACACCCTGCGGCAGCACATCACCAACGTCCCCCAG GGGGTGCAGATGGTGGTAGACCAGTTCGAGGTGCCCCGACAGCAGATAATCTCCGACCTGGGTG GGCTCAGCCGGAGCGTGGGGCTCTCCATCCATGCCCAGCTGCAGGAGATGACCTACGCCGCGCTGGCAGACCTGCAGGACAGGGCTGGAG ACCTACAGACCTCGCTGCACCATTTACAGATTCTCGACAAGACGGCGCGGGCGCTGGCATCGGCGCGGGCCGAGCTGGAGCCGGCGCTGCAGGAACGGCGTCGGCGCGTGGTCGCGCTGCTGGATGACCCGCGCTGCACCTCCTGCGCCAGCGTCCTGGGCagggcacagagcctggagctgggcGCTGATTACGGCAAG GTGCCATCGGTGGAGAAGGTTTTGAAGGCGTTGGCCGGTCTGCCCCGAAGCGACTTTGCGGAGATGATTCgccag GGCAATGGCACCTTCAACTCCATCCCGGAGCTGGCCGTGGAGAGGATGGCGCAGGTCATCCAGG ATCTACGGGACGAGATGGCCCGCGTGACGGAGAAGGTTCAGTCCATCGCCgatggcttccccctccctgacTACACCCGGCCTGTCAGCGAAGCCCTGGTGAAGGTGGAGGACAGGAGCCAGCCGTACCTCCGGGAGGTGGAACGCTTCGAGCAGTACAG GTGGATCGCGGGCACAGTGCTGTGCTCcatcatcctcctcatcctcgcctGCAACGTGACAGGGATGGCCCTGGGGGCATATGGGCTCTCCAAGCGGGAGGACCCGAGCGACTACGAGTGCCGAGGAGAAGCTGGCGCCAAGTTTCTCCTGGT CGGCGTGGGCCTGGCTTTCCTGTTCTCCTGGCTCCTCGTCCTCCTGGTTTTCGCCACCTTCCTGGTCGGGGGCAACATCCAGACGCTGGTTTGCAGGAACTGGGTCAACCAGGAGATTTATAAG TTCATCGACACCCCTGGGAACCTGCCTCCATCCATGAACCTCACCCGCCACCTCAACCTCCGGAGGGACTCCAACCTCAGCGCTGCGTACCG AGAGTGCAAGAGCGGCGCGGGGCTGTGGGAGGTGCTGCATCTCGACAGGTCCTACGACCTGGATGAGCATCTAAAAACCCCCAAG TACACGGCCGATTTCCAGAAACGCCTGGGTGACTTCTCAGCGCGCCTGGGCGACGTGCGGCTCCTCCGCAGCGAGGGCAGGCAGGACCTGGAGACCTTCGCCCGCAGCGGCATAGATGAGGTGGACTACGGGAGCTTCCAGGAGGAG ATGAAAAACCCCGTGGTGCTGACCAGCCTCCCTGGCTTGGCGAGGAGCCTCGAGGGGCTGCAGAAAATGCAg AGGAATGGCACGGTGGCGGGGAGGCTGGCCGCTGAGGCCCAGGCCCTGTGGCAGATGCAAAACTCCACGGTGCAATCGCAGGAGGCTTTGGTG GCAAAGCTGGGGGAAAGCGTCCAGTTCCTCTCCCGCTTGGCGCCGCATCTCCAG GAGCGGGTGAAGACGACGCTGGCCACCACGGCCTTGGTGGAAGCCCGGCTGCCTGTGCAAGCCCAGCAGATCCTCCGGCAG GAGATCGGTTGCTTCACGAGGAAGGAGCTGCGGTACTTCACGCAGTACCTGAACTGGGTCGGGCAGACG CTGAGGGAGGACGTGGCGTCGTGTCAGCCGCTCGCCACGGCCCTGGACAACGGGCGGGTGATCCTGTGTGACCGCATCGCTGACCCTTGG AATGCTTTCTGGTTCAGCTTGGGATGCTGCACCTTCTTCCTCATCCCCAACATCATCTTCGCCATCAGGCTCACCAAACACTTCCGCCCCATCCGCAACCGGCTCAT ctctACAGGTTCAGAGGAGACTTGTCCCTTCCACATCCCCCGTGTCACGGCGCTCAAGCTCTAG
- the DUSP11 gene encoding RNA/RNP complex-1-interacting phosphatase, whose translation MVRQRASSVPQRWTDYIPLGRRLPGTRFIAFKVPLKKSFNQNLHPEERFSPRDLIKKIKEQKEELGLIIDLTYTTRYYEPEELPATLCYSKILTMGHEIPNKHTIFQFQCVVKKFLRDNKDNDKLIGVHCTHGLNRTGYLVCRYLIDVEGMEPNTAIELFNRARGHPIERTNYIQDLQKRSTEMNCGLKNLGSGPCRGKSGSAPNTEKQMAKHHPRCSDRSPVAMPRNSGRAKKNRRRGREVQAQHQELEREVTERRWSCSLAARNCLVSLAANEQRDGLRFTPQSPHLCSPRETRAAGKRRRRRRKPAATA comes from the exons ATGGTGCGCCAACGGGCTTCCAGTGTACCCCAGCG GTGGACCGACTACATCCCGCTGGGCCGGAGGCTGCCGGGCACCCGCTTCATCGCCTTCAAGGTCCCCCTGAAGAAG agcTTTAACCAGAACCTTCATCCAGAAGAGAGATTTTCACCTCGTGACCTCATTAAGAAAATcaaagagcagaaggaagagcTGGGCCTGATCATTGACTTGACGTACACAACTCGCTACTACGAGCCAGAG GAGCTCCCAGCCACGCTCTGTTACTCAAAGATCTTGACAATGGGACATGAAATACCGAACAAGCACACCATTTTTCAGTTCCAATGTGTGGTAAAAAAGTTTTTGAGAGACAACAAAGACAATG ATAAACTCATCGGAGTTCATTGCACGCATGGCTTAAACAGAACTGGCTACCTGGTTTGTCG GTACCTGATCGATGTCGAAGGCATGGAGCCGAATACTGCCATAGAGC TGTTCAACAGGGCTCGAGGTCATCCTATAGAGAGAACCAACTACATCCAAGATCTGCAGAAGAGATCTACAGAAAT GAACTGCGGACTAAAGAATTTAGGCTCGGGCCCCTGCAGAGGAAAATCCGGCTCTGCACCAAACACTGAAAAGCAGATGGCCAAGCATCATCCGCGTTGTTCGGACCGATCCCCCGTAGCGATGCCCAG GAACTCCGGCAGGGCCAAGAAGAACCGCAGGCGAGGCCGCGAGGTGCAGGCACAGCACCAGGAGCTGGAGCGCGAGGTGACGGAGCGAAGGTGGTCGTGCAGTTTGGCGGCGAGGAACTGTCTGGTTTCATTAGCCGCTAACGAGCAGCGCGATGGACTCCGCTTCACCCCGCAGAGCCCCCACCTCTGCTCACCCCGGGAAACGCGCGCGGCCGGGAAACGCCGGCGTCGACGGAGAAAACCCGCTGCTACGGCGTAG